Proteins from one Panthera leo isolate Ple1 chromosome D1, P.leo_Ple1_pat1.1, whole genome shotgun sequence genomic window:
- the LOC122200587 gene encoding olfactory receptor 10AG1-like produces the protein MEKKTAEVNLTSVMEFVLLGFSDIPNLQMFLFVIFFFVYVVILMGNGIIVLIARVDQALQTPMYFFLSNFSFLEICFVSVTLPRMLTNLWTQKRNISLFACATQMSFVLTLGNIECLLLTVMAYDRYVAICNPLHYSLVMNHKVCVQMVVACWITGVPVETGQTYQIFSLPFCGSNQINHFFCDIPPLLKLACGDTFLNEMLVFTVAVLFVMIPFLLILGSYIKIISTILRLPSATGRTKAFSTCSSHITVVAMFFGSAIITYLRPKSKHSSRADKFLSLFYTIVTPMFNPMIYTLRNKDAMMALRKLLP, from the coding sequence atggagaaaaaaacagcAGAAGTAAATCTCACTTCAGTGATGGAATTTGTTCTTTTGGGATTTTCTGATATTCCCAAtcttcaaatgtttctttttgtaatatttttctttgtctatgtGGTAATTCTGATGGGAAATGGCATCATTGTTCTCATAGCCAGGGTTGACCAGGCTCTTCAGACGcccatgtattttttccttagtaatttttccttcttggaaATCTGTTTTGTATCTGTCACTCTCCCCAGAATGCTCACAAACCTTTGGactcagaaaagaaatatttctttgtttgcctGTGCAACACAAATGAGTTTTGTCCTTACGCTTGGAAACATAGAGTGCCTCCTTCTGAcagtgatggcctatgaccgctacgtGGCCATTTGTAACCCGCTGCACTATTCTTTAGTTATGAACCACAAGGTCTGTGTCCAGATGGTAGTGGCCTGCTGGATCACTGGAGTTCCAGTGGAGACAGGGCAGACATACCAAATTTTCTCTCTGCCATTTTGTGGGTCTAACCAAATCAATCACTTCTTCTGTGACATCCCTCCACTACTCAAGTTGGCCTGTGGGGACACATTCCTGAATGAGATGTTAGTCTTTACAGTCGCTGTGCTGTTTGTTATGATCCCCTTTCTGTTGATACTTGGATCCTACATCAAAATCATCTCCACCATTCTGAGGTTGCCATCAGCAACAGGACGAACCAAAGCTTTCTCCACCTGCTCGTCTCATATCACAGTTGTGGCGATGTTCTTTGGATCTGCAATCATCACATATTTACGGCCCAAATCTAAACATTCTTCCAGAGCAGacaagtttctctctcttttctatacCATTGTCACCCCAATGTTTAATCCTATGATATACACTCTGAGAAATAAGGATGCCATGATGGCCTTGAGAAAATTGTTACCTTAA